From Segatella copri, the proteins below share one genomic window:
- a CDS encoding AIR synthase-related protein, producing the protein MMRGVSAAKEDVHNAIKNIDKGIFPQAFCKIIPDILGGDPEYCNIMHADGAGTKSSLAYMYWKETGDLSVWKGIAQDAIVMNTDDLLCVGAVDNILVSSTIGRNKMLIPGEVISAIINGTDDLLHEMREMGIGIYPTGGETADVGDLVRTIIVDSTVTCRMKRSDVINNANIRPGDVIVGLSSTGQATYEKKYNGGMGSNGLTSARHDVFAKYLAENYPESYDHAVPDELVYSGKYKLTDEVEGSPINAGELVLSPTRTYAPVIKKILDELRPEVHGMVHCTGGAQTKVLHFVDENCKVVKDNMFPVPPLFKAIHDCSETDWKEMYQVFNMGHRMEIYVRPEVAEKVIAISKSFNIDAQIVGHIEEGKRSLTIKSEFGTFEY; encoded by the coding sequence ATGATGCGCGGTGTTAGCGCAGCAAAGGAAGATGTTCACAACGCTATCAAGAACATCGACAAGGGTATCTTCCCACAGGCTTTCTGCAAGATCATACCTGATATCTTGGGCGGCGACCCAGAGTATTGTAACATTATGCATGCCGACGGTGCAGGTACCAAGTCTAGCTTGGCTTACATGTACTGGAAGGAGACGGGCGACCTCTCTGTATGGAAAGGTATCGCTCAAGATGCTATCGTGATGAATACCGACGACCTGCTCTGCGTAGGCGCCGTAGACAACATCCTCGTTAGCTCTACCATCGGCCGCAACAAGATGCTCATCCCAGGCGAGGTAATCTCAGCTATCATCAACGGTACTGACGACCTGCTCCACGAGATGCGTGAGATGGGTATCGGCATCTATCCTACCGGCGGTGAGACTGCTGACGTAGGCGACCTGGTTCGTACTATCATCGTTGACTCTACCGTTACCTGCCGCATGAAGCGCAGCGATGTCATCAATAATGCCAACATCCGTCCAGGAGATGTCATCGTAGGTCTTTCTTCTACAGGTCAGGCTACTTACGAGAAGAAGTACAACGGCGGTATGGGCAGCAACGGACTTACTTCTGCCCGCCACGATGTATTCGCCAAGTATCTCGCAGAGAACTATCCTGAGAGCTACGACCACGCCGTGCCAGACGAGTTGGTTTACAGCGGTAAGTATAAGTTGACTGATGAGGTAGAGGGTTCACCTATCAATGCCGGAGAACTGGTACTCTCTCCTACCCGTACCTACGCTCCTGTCATCAAGAAGATTCTCGATGAGCTCCGCCCAGAGGTTCACGGTATGGTTCACTGCACCGGTGGTGCCCAGACCAAGGTTCTGCACTTCGTAGACGAGAACTGTAAGGTAGTGAAGGACAACATGTTCCCAGTACCTCCACTCTTCAAGGCAATCCACGACTGCTCAGAGACCGACTGGAAGGAGATGTATCAGGTATTCAACATGGGTCACCGCATGGAGATCTACGTACGTCCTGAGGTTGCCGAGAAGGTTATCGCCATCAGCAAGAGCTTCAACATCGATGCCCAGATTGTAGGTCACATCGAAGAAGGCAAGCGCAGCCTGACCATCAAGAGCGAATTCGGAACATTCGAATACTAA
- a CDS encoding GxxExxY protein, which produces MLEEDLTKQIIGAAQEVHKVLGFGFLEAVYGNALYKELKSRGLKCECQKHLDVFYKGECVGHYIPDMVVEEKVIIELKAVKDLHPEHEWQLVNYLSACQAEVGLLINFGLSLQVKRKIFTNERKGTQHKEKSV; this is translated from the coding sequence ATGCTGGAAGAAGATTTAACTAAACAGATAATTGGTGCAGCTCAAGAAGTACACAAAGTCTTAGGATTTGGTTTTCTAGAGGCTGTATATGGAAATGCTCTGTATAAAGAATTGAAATCACGTGGTTTGAAGTGTGAGTGCCAAAAACACTTAGATGTTTTTTACAAAGGTGAATGCGTTGGTCACTACATTCCCGACATGGTCGTAGAAGAGAAGGTGATCATTGAATTAAAAGCCGTTAAAGATTTGCATCCCGAACATGAATGGCAGTTAGTAAACTATCTCTCTGCCTGCCAGGCAGAAGTAGGATTGCTCATCAATTTCGGCCTATCCTTACAAGTAAAAAGAAAGATATTTACAAACGAGCGCAAGGGAACACAACACAAGGAAAAATCCGTGTAA
- the prfA gene encoding peptide chain release factor 1, with protein sequence MDNNNILQKLEGLESRYEEVSTLITDPDVIADQPRYVKLTKEWKDLGDIMDARKRYINCLNSIKEAKDILANESDPEMKEMAREELNENEALQPKLEEEIKIALVPKDPEDAKNVQMEIRGGAGGDEAALFAGDLFNMYKKYCESKGWTVSVTSVSEGAVGGYKEIDFAVSGTDVYGTLKYESGVHRVQRVPATETQGRMHTSAATVAVLPEADKFEVNINEGDIKWDTFRSSGAGGQNVNKVESGVRLRYPWKNPNTGEVEEILIECTETRDQPKNKERALSRLYTFIHDREHQKYVDDIASRRKSLVSTGDRSAKIRTYNFPQGRVTDHRIGYTTHDLNGFLAGDIQDMIDALTVAENAEKLKETEL encoded by the coding sequence ATGGATAATAACAACATATTACAGAAGCTAGAAGGCTTAGAGAGCCGATACGAGGAAGTAAGCACCCTCATTACCGACCCAGATGTCATCGCCGACCAGCCACGCTACGTGAAGCTCACCAAGGAATGGAAAGACCTGGGTGACATCATGGACGCACGCAAGCGATACATCAACTGTCTGAATAGCATCAAGGAGGCAAAGGACATCCTTGCCAACGAGAGCGATCCGGAAATGAAGGAGATGGCTCGCGAAGAACTCAACGAGAACGAGGCGCTGCAGCCTAAACTCGAAGAAGAAATCAAGATTGCGCTGGTACCTAAGGACCCGGAAGACGCCAAGAACGTACAGATGGAAATCCGAGGCGGTGCCGGAGGCGACGAGGCTGCCCTCTTTGCAGGCGACCTATTTAATATGTATAAGAAATACTGCGAATCGAAGGGATGGACCGTCAGCGTGACTTCTGTTTCTGAAGGCGCAGTAGGTGGATACAAGGAAATCGACTTTGCTGTAAGCGGTACTGACGTTTACGGTACATTGAAGTATGAATCAGGTGTTCACCGTGTTCAGCGTGTGCCTGCTACTGAAACACAGGGCCGTATGCACACCTCAGCTGCTACCGTGGCTGTATTGCCAGAGGCAGACAAGTTTGAGGTGAACATCAACGAAGGTGACATCAAGTGGGATACCTTCCGAAGTTCAGGTGCCGGTGGTCAGAACGTGAACAAGGTGGAGTCTGGTGTACGTCTCCGCTACCCTTGGAAAAACCCTAACACAGGCGAGGTAGAGGAAATCCTCATCGAGTGTACCGAAACCCGTGACCAGCCAAAGAACAAGGAGCGTGCTTTGAGCCGCCTCTATACATTCATCCACGACCGTGAGCACCAGAAGTATGTTGACGATATCGCCAGCCGCCGCAAGAGCCTCGTTTCTACCGGCGACCGCAGTGCGAAGATCCGTACCTACAACTTCCCTCAGGGCCGTGTTACCGACCACCGTATCGGTTACACCACTCACGATCTCAACGGTTTCCTGGCAGGTGATATTCAGGACATGATTGATGCCCTGACCGTAGCTGAGAACGCAGAGAAACTGAAAGAAACAGAATTGTAA
- the pyrF gene encoding orotidine-5'-phosphate decarboxylase encodes MNRKELVEQIFAKKSFLCVGLDTDINKLPKCITESEDIQGAEAEMIFRFNKAIIDATAPYCVAYKPNLAFYESRGIDGMIAFENTIKYLHSHYPNHFIIADAKRGDIGNTSKMYAQTFFEEYNIDSVTVAPYMGEDSVKPFLEYDGKWVILLALTSNKGSHDFQLTEDKEGERLFEKVLKKSQEWGNDENMMYVVGATQGKMFEDIRKVAPNHFLLVPGVGAQGGSLQEVCKYGIIKDCGLLVNSSRGIIYASNGDDFAEVAGQKAKELQAEMAAELAKL; translated from the coding sequence ATGAACAGAAAAGAACTCGTAGAGCAGATTTTCGCCAAGAAGAGTTTCTTGTGCGTAGGTCTTGACACAGATATCAACAAGTTGCCTAAGTGCATCACCGAGAGTGAAGACATCCAGGGCGCAGAAGCCGAAATGATATTCAGATTCAACAAGGCTATCATCGACGCAACAGCCCCATACTGTGTGGCTTACAAGCCAAACCTGGCTTTTTATGAGAGCCGCGGCATCGATGGCATGATTGCCTTCGAAAACACCATCAAGTATCTCCACAGCCACTATCCAAACCACTTCATCATCGCAGATGCCAAGCGCGGCGATATCGGCAACACCAGCAAGATGTATGCCCAGACATTCTTCGAGGAGTACAATATCGACTCTGTAACCGTAGCACCTTATATGGGTGAGGATTCAGTCAAGCCATTCCTCGAGTATGACGGCAAGTGGGTTATCCTCCTGGCACTGACCAGCAACAAGGGTAGCCACGACTTCCAGCTCACCGAGGATAAGGAGGGCGAGCGCCTCTTCGAGAAGGTTCTCAAGAAGAGCCAGGAATGGGGCAACGATGAGAACATGATGTATGTAGTAGGCGCTACACAGGGCAAGATGTTCGAAGACATCCGCAAGGTGGCTCCTAACCACTTCCTGCTCGTACCGGGCGTAGGTGCACAGGGCGGCAGCCTGCAGGAGGTTTGCAAGTATGGCATCATCAAGGACTGCGGCTTGCTCGTCAACTCTTCCCGTGGCATCATCTATGCCAGCAACGGCGATGACTTTGCAGAGGTAGCAGGTCAGAAAGCTAAGGAGTTGCAGGCTGAAATGGCAGCAGAACTTGCTAAGTTATAA
- the lpxD gene encoding UDP-3-O-(3-hydroxymyristoyl)glucosamine N-acyltransferase yields the protein MEFTAQQIAQFVQGRVEGDENATVNTFAKIEEGKEGAISFLSNPKYTHYVYETKSSIVLIDENVELEHPVSTTLIRVKNAYECVAKLLQMYESMKPKKTGIDPLAFVSPKAKVAEGVYVGAFAYISDGAEVGEGSQIYPHAYIGEGVKIGKNALIYPNVTVYHGCKLGNNVTLHAGCVIGADGFGFAPGPEGYDKIPQIGIVTIEDDVEIGANTCVDRSTMGSTYVRKGVKLDNLVQIAHNTDIGANTVMSSQVGVAGSTKVGEWCMFGGQVGIAGHITIGDKVFLGAQSGVPGSLKSGQQLIGTPPMEQRAYFKSQAIFRRLPDMYKELNDLKKQIEELKKK from the coding sequence ATGGAATTTACCGCTCAACAAATAGCCCAGTTCGTTCAGGGCCGTGTGGAAGGTGATGAGAACGCAACAGTCAACACCTTCGCAAAAATCGAAGAAGGTAAGGAAGGCGCTATCTCGTTCCTTTCTAACCCTAAATACACTCATTATGTTTACGAAACCAAGTCAAGCATCGTACTCATTGATGAGAACGTAGAATTGGAACACCCTGTCAGCACAACCCTCATCCGTGTGAAGAATGCATACGAGTGTGTGGCTAAGCTCCTGCAGATGTACGAATCTATGAAGCCTAAGAAGACCGGCATCGATCCGCTGGCTTTCGTATCTCCAAAGGCTAAGGTGGCTGAAGGCGTATATGTAGGTGCTTTCGCATATATCAGCGATGGTGCAGAGGTAGGCGAAGGTAGCCAGATTTATCCTCATGCCTACATCGGAGAGGGTGTGAAGATTGGTAAGAATGCACTCATCTATCCGAACGTTACCGTATATCACGGCTGTAAATTAGGCAACAACGTTACGCTTCATGCCGGTTGTGTAATCGGTGCCGACGGATTCGGATTCGCTCCAGGTCCTGAAGGTTACGACAAGATTCCTCAGATTGGTATCGTTACCATCGAAGACGATGTAGAGATTGGTGCCAACACTTGTGTAGACCGTTCTACAATGGGTTCTACCTACGTACGCAAGGGCGTGAAACTCGACAACCTCGTACAGATTGCCCACAATACCGACATCGGCGCCAACACAGTGATGTCTTCTCAGGTAGGTGTAGCAGGCAGTACGAAGGTAGGCGAATGGTGTATGTTTGGCGGACAGGTGGGTATTGCCGGCCACATCACTATCGGCGACAAGGTGTTCCTCGGTGCCCAGAGCGGTGTTCCGGGCAGCCTCAAGAGCGGCCAGCAGCTCATCGGAACTCCTCCTATGGAGCAGCGCGCTTACTTCAAGTCTCAGGCTATCTTCCGTCGTTTGCCTGACATGTACAAGGAACTCAACGACCTGAAGAAGCAGATTGAAGAATTAAAGAAAAAGTAA
- a CDS encoding bifunctional UDP-3-O-[3-hydroxymyristoyl] N-acetylglucosamine deacetylase/3-hydroxyacyl-ACP dehydratase gives MSKQKTLKGSFSLCGKGLHTGLSLTVTFNPAPENTGYKIQRIDLEGEPVIQAVAENVVETQRGTVLGKGDIRVSTIEHGMSALYALGIDNCLIQVNGPEFPILDGSAAPYVEKIQSVGIQEQNAEKDYYIIRHKIEVKDNNGSVITILPDEDFSITAMCSFESKFINSQFATLEKMETYAEEIASARTFVFVRDIMPLLQANLIKGGDLDNAIVIYERQVEQAQLDQLADHLKVPHMDANKLGYIQHRPLQWENECTRHKLLDIIGDMALIGKPIKGRIIATRPGHTVNNKFARLMRKEIRKHEIQAPIYDPNEEPIMDNIRIRQLLPHRYPMQLVDKVIAMGPSSIVGVKNVTSNEPFFTGHFPEEPVMPGVLQVEAMAQCGGLLVLNQLEEPERWSTYFMKLDDVKFRKKVVPGDTLLFRVELLAPVRHGISSMKGYMFVGDQVVAEATFTAQIVKNK, from the coding sequence ATGTCAAAACAGAAGACACTGAAAGGTAGTTTCTCTCTTTGCGGAAAGGGTTTGCATACAGGCTTGAGCCTCACCGTAACATTCAATCCAGCACCAGAGAACACCGGTTATAAAATACAGCGCATCGACCTCGAAGGCGAGCCTGTTATCCAGGCTGTAGCTGAGAACGTTGTTGAAACACAGCGCGGTACCGTACTCGGTAAGGGCGATATCCGCGTTTCTACCATCGAGCATGGTATGTCAGCACTCTATGCCCTCGGCATCGACAACTGTCTCATCCAGGTAAATGGTCCTGAGTTCCCTATCCTCGACGGTTCTGCTGCTCCTTATGTAGAGAAGATTCAGAGCGTAGGCATCCAGGAACAGAATGCAGAGAAAGATTACTACATCATCCGCCATAAGATTGAGGTGAAAGATAATAACGGGTCTGTTATCACCATTCTTCCAGACGAGGACTTCAGCATCACAGCCATGTGTTCTTTCGAGAGTAAATTCATCAACAGCCAGTTTGCTACCCTCGAAAAGATGGAGACATACGCAGAGGAGATTGCTTCTGCCCGTACCTTCGTTTTCGTACGCGATATCATGCCTCTGCTCCAGGCTAACCTCATCAAGGGTGGTGACCTGGACAATGCCATCGTTATTTACGAGCGCCAGGTAGAACAGGCTCAGCTCGACCAGCTCGCCGACCATCTCAAGGTGCCTCACATGGATGCCAACAAGTTGGGTTACATCCAGCACCGTCCATTGCAGTGGGAGAACGAATGTACACGTCATAAACTGCTCGATATCATCGGCGATATGGCACTCATCGGCAAGCCTATCAAGGGCCGCATCATCGCTACGCGTCCAGGCCATACCGTAAACAACAAGTTCGCCCGCCTCATGCGCAAGGAGATTCGCAAGCACGAGATTCAGGCTCCTATCTACGATCCTAACGAGGAGCCAATCATGGATAATATCCGCATCCGTCAGCTCCTGCCTCACCGCTACCCTATGCAGCTGGTCGATAAGGTCATCGCTATGGGGCCTAGCAGCATCGTGGGCGTAAAGAATGTAACCAGCAACGAGCCTTTCTTCACCGGTCACTTCCCTGAGGAACCGGTTATGCCGGGTGTTCTCCAGGTAGAGGCTATGGCACAGTGTGGCGGTCTGCTCGTCCTCAACCAGTTGGAGGAGCCTGAGCGCTGGAGTACTTACTTCATGAAGCTCGATGATGTGAAGTTCCGCAAGAAGGTGGTTCCGGGCGATACCCTCCTCTTCCGTGTAGAACTCCTCGCACCTGTACGTCATGGTATCAGCTCTATGAAGGGCTATATGTTCGTAGGCGACCAGGTGGTGGCAGAGGCTACTTTCACTGCACAGATTGTTAAGAACAAGTAA
- the lpxA gene encoding acyl-ACP--UDP-N-acetylglucosamine O-acyltransferase yields the protein MNQISPLAFVHPEAKLGDNNIIGPFCYIDKDTVLGDNNVLQNSVTIHVGARIGNNNEFFPGASISTKPQDLKFKGEQTTCEVGDNNSIRENVTISRGTASKGKTVVGSNNLLMETVHVAHDCVLGSGLIIGNSTKFAGEVVVDDNAIVSANVLVHQFCHIAGYVMIQGGCRFSQDIPPYIIAGKEPTRYCSINLIGLRRRGFSNETIQNIHEAYRLLYSKGILKEGIEEIKKNLEVTKEIQYIIDFVESSQRGIIR from the coding sequence ATGAATCAGATTAGTCCATTAGCGTTTGTTCATCCAGAGGCAAAACTCGGTGACAACAACATTATCGGTCCTTTCTGCTATATCGACAAGGACACCGTTTTGGGCGATAACAACGTATTGCAGAACAGCGTTACCATCCACGTGGGCGCTCGCATCGGCAACAATAATGAATTTTTCCCAGGCGCCAGCATCTCTACCAAGCCTCAGGACTTGAAGTTCAAGGGCGAGCAGACAACCTGCGAGGTGGGCGATAACAACAGCATCCGTGAGAACGTTACTATCTCTCGTGGTACAGCCTCTAAGGGCAAGACCGTAGTAGGCAGCAACAACCTCCTGATGGAGACTGTTCACGTGGCTCACGACTGCGTGCTCGGCAGCGGCTTGATTATCGGCAACTCTACCAAGTTTGCCGGTGAGGTGGTAGTAGATGACAACGCCATCGTCAGCGCCAACGTTCTCGTTCACCAGTTCTGCCATATCGCAGGCTACGTGATGATCCAGGGTGGTTGCCGTTTCTCTCAGGATATTCCTCCTTATATCATTGCCGGCAAGGAGCCAACCCGCTACTGCAGCATCAACCTCATCGGTCTGCGCCGTCGCGGTTTCAGCAATGAGACCATCCAGAACATCCACGAGGCTTACCGCCTGCTCTACAGCAAGGGTATATTGAAGGAAGGTATTGAGGAAATCAAGAAGAATCTTGAGGTTACCAAGGAGATTCAGTATATTATCGACTTCGTTGAGAGTTCTCAGCGAGGCATTATCCGATAA
- the miaA gene encoding tRNA (adenosine(37)-N6)-dimethylallyltransferase MiaA: MKTLIVVLGPTGVGKTELCLSLAEHLAIPIINADSRQIFAELPIGTAAPTAEQQQRVKHYFVGNHHIEDYYSAAQYEADVMNLLQEDIFKNHDVALLTGGSMMYIDAVCKGIDDIPTVRDDIRTWMKQRLKEEGLEALVEELHKMDPEHWAIVDRKNPRRVVHALEICHQTGKTYTSFRTAEKKQRPFRIIKIGLNRDRTELYDRINQRVLMMMDEGLEAEARSVYPQKGLTSLRTVGYKEMFSYFDGEIDRDEAIRQIQSHSREYMRKQLTWFKRDAEIHWYHPDQQDEIIRFIDEEI, translated from the coding sequence ATGAAAACATTGATTGTGGTCTTAGGTCCTACCGGTGTAGGTAAAACGGAGCTTTGCCTTTCACTGGCAGAGCATCTCGCTATACCTATCATCAATGCCGACTCCCGCCAGATTTTCGCCGAACTCCCTATCGGAACCGCAGCCCCTACTGCCGAACAGCAGCAGCGGGTAAAGCATTATTTCGTAGGAAACCACCACATCGAAGATTATTACAGCGCTGCCCAATACGAGGCTGATGTGATGAATCTCCTGCAGGAAGACATCTTCAAAAATCATGATGTGGCGCTGCTTACAGGCGGCAGCATGATGTATATCGATGCTGTATGCAAGGGAATCGACGACATCCCTACAGTTCGTGACGACATCCGCACTTGGATGAAACAGCGCCTGAAAGAAGAAGGCTTGGAAGCGCTGGTAGAAGAACTTCACAAGATGGACCCGGAGCATTGGGCGATAGTAGACAGGAAGAATCCTCGCCGCGTGGTGCATGCCCTGGAAATCTGCCACCAGACTGGCAAGACTTATACTTCTTTCCGCACAGCCGAAAAGAAGCAGCGCCCTTTCCGCATCATCAAGATAGGTCTGAACCGCGACAGAACTGAACTCTACGACCGCATCAACCAGCGTGTACTGATGATGATGGACGAAGGTCTGGAGGCAGAAGCACGCAGCGTATACCCACAGAAGGGACTCACCTCGTTGAGAACCGTAGGCTACAAAGAAATGTTCTCCTACTTTGACGGCGAAATAGACCGCGATGAAGCTATCAGACAAATCCAATCGCACAGCCGTGAATACATGCGCAAGCAGCTTACCTGGTTTAAGCGGGATGCAGAAATTCACTGGTATCATCCCGACCAGCAGGATGAAATCATCCGATTTATTGATGAAGAGATATAA
- a CDS encoding ABC transporter ATP-binding protein: MIQLDNIKKVFQTEEVETWALRNISLEVKEGEFVAIMGPSGCGKSTLLNIIGLLNNPTSGSYLLDGKDVSTLKESERTLIRRGMIGFVFQSFNLIDELDVVENIELPLLYMGVSGKERRKRAEDVMERVAISHRAKHFPSQLSGGQQQRTAIARAILPHPKLILADEPTGNLDSKNGKEVMELLSELHKEGTTIVMVTHSLHDANYADRIINMFDGEIVNQVEM; encoded by the coding sequence ATGATTCAATTAGATAATATCAAGAAAGTATTTCAGACAGAGGAAGTGGAGACCTGGGCTTTGCGTAATATCAGTCTGGAGGTGAAGGAAGGCGAATTTGTTGCCATCATGGGACCTTCGGGATGTGGCAAATCCACATTACTTAATATAATAGGTTTGCTGAATAATCCTACAAGCGGCAGCTATCTGCTCGACGGCAAGGATGTGAGCACGCTGAAGGAGAGCGAGCGTACCCTGATAAGAAGGGGTATGATAGGTTTTGTGTTCCAGAGTTTCAACCTGATAGATGAGTTGGATGTGGTGGAGAACATCGAGTTGCCGCTCTTGTATATGGGTGTATCGGGCAAGGAGCGTCGTAAGCGTGCCGAGGATGTGATGGAGCGCGTGGCGATATCCCATCGTGCCAAGCATTTCCCATCGCAGCTTTCGGGCGGTCAGCAGCAGCGCACCGCCATCGCCCGTGCCATCCTGCCGCATCCTAAGCTGATTCTTGCCGACGAGCCTACGGGAAATTTGGATTCCAAGAACGGCAAGGAGGTGATGGAACTGCTTTCTGAGTTGCATAAGGAAGGCACCACCATCGTAATGGTAACCCACTCGCTGCACGATGCCAATTATGCCGATAGAATCATCAATATGTTTGATGGTGAGATTGTGAATCAGGTAGAGATGTAG
- a CDS encoding ABC transporter permease, with product MNMLLHNLKVALRNILKYKVQTLGSILSLAIGMVTLATVHSFLQNFRMASINHEPYYDRVYNLRFDSIQKRQSDNSIRINGDIVRAVKANGGPRCIEQGPYAPNGMLTDGWAEFTLNGKTRRKMQLDAVPLDRNYPNFVGIRSAITEEKIKVLGPHDAIINEKQAKQIFGDKNPVGASIHLSKGCGNYQLRLVDVYQALSLTELDMSFSALFYSPCELEDMDLNQFYAVNLYVVLKEGCTPQQLKAEVNSRLKPLGLKVKTEKLKDRLSEEYSTVAIACSITYLIGSLILLAAIIGFLRMQTQLFWMRRREISLRITNGATRLQLFSMFATEVVVIVLVAYFVAVLMGSWICDYLARPQFAEITSELGTISHLYLYSLVIGLVVMMLCLAIIWIVLSRICKHTQALESGMRRSHNRWFRNTMLGVQVMISMFFLGVTFCLLCWVGKMADFNHIPDDERAYKQSLFLQTNAAENGQRLRDKLIHLPQVERWIPYSCGFWKVNELAENEEFSKAVWKDDLFVSYSNVTNYKIQMTSDTSYLDFFKIKVNWKPKANRKKCILVNEELYKHMRQYHVAPNDILTVDDMDSYQIAGTFQSIPYEGSMKTDIYSFIVIDPKEVYGATHYILVAKPGEYKEMQVAVDRMIQKLEPAVVKPMSSNLRDYMAMEMLAMEILQNIAWILAIVSLAICLISIFSTVMLDTQTRKKEVAIRKVNGALTKDITKLFGRTYLVITLIAMVFAVVAMLLFHIVLGQMFEMVEINPAFPISLSVVIVIGFIAAIIACQVRKIMKVDPSEILAKE from the coding sequence ATGAACATGTTATTACACAACCTGAAGGTTGCCCTGCGCAACATTCTCAAGTACAAGGTGCAGACTCTGGGCAGCATCCTGTCGCTTGCCATCGGTATGGTGACGCTTGCCACGGTGCATTCGTTTCTGCAGAATTTCCGCATGGCTTCCATTAACCATGAACCTTATTATGACAGGGTTTATAATCTCCGATTCGATTCCATCCAAAAACGTCAATCGGATAATTCAATTCGTATCAATGGTGATATCGTAAGGGCGGTGAAGGCGAATGGGGGACCTCGTTGCATAGAGCAGGGACCTTATGCTCCTAATGGTATGCTTACAGACGGCTGGGCTGAGTTTACCCTAAACGGCAAGACAAGACGCAAGATGCAGTTGGATGCAGTTCCTCTTGATCGAAATTATCCCAACTTTGTAGGTATCCGTTCTGCCATTACAGAAGAAAAGATAAAGGTGCTGGGTCCTCATGATGCCATTATCAACGAAAAGCAGGCAAAGCAAATCTTTGGTGACAAGAATCCTGTGGGTGCAAGCATTCATTTGAGTAAGGGCTGTGGAAATTATCAGTTGAGATTGGTGGATGTCTATCAAGCCTTATCATTGACTGAGCTAGACATGAGCTTTTCTGCTCTCTTTTACTCGCCATGTGAGTTGGAAGATATGGATTTAAATCAATTTTATGCTGTGAATTTGTATGTGGTGTTGAAAGAGGGGTGTACGCCACAACAGTTGAAAGCAGAGGTGAACAGCAGATTGAAACCATTGGGTCTGAAGGTAAAAACAGAAAAGCTGAAAGATCGGTTGAGCGAAGAGTATTCAACCGTAGCGATAGCTTGTTCCATCACTTATCTGATTGGTTCGTTGATTCTGCTGGCTGCCATCATCGGTTTTCTGAGAATGCAGACGCAACTGTTCTGGATGCGCAGACGTGAAATCTCGCTCCGAATTACCAATGGTGCCACACGCCTCCAACTCTTCTCCATGTTTGCTACCGAGGTGGTGGTGATCGTGCTGGTGGCTTATTTTGTAGCAGTATTGATGGGATCCTGGATTTGTGATTATCTGGCAAGGCCTCAGTTTGCAGAAATTACCTCCGAGTTAGGAACCATCAGTCATCTGTATCTCTATAGTCTGGTGATTGGTCTGGTAGTGATGATGTTGTGTCTCGCCATTATCTGGATTGTGCTGAGTCGAATTTGTAAGCATACGCAAGCACTCGAATCAGGAATGAGAAGAAGCCATAACCGTTGGTTCCGCAATACGATGCTGGGGGTGCAGGTGATGATCAGTATGTTCTTCCTGGGTGTTACTTTCTGTCTCTTGTGCTGGGTGGGCAAGATGGCTGATTTCAATCATATACCTGATGACGAGCGTGCATACAAGCAGAGTCTGTTTCTGCAGACAAATGCGGCAGAAAATGGTCAGCGCCTTAGAGACAAGCTCATCCATTTGCCGCAGGTAGAACGATGGATTCCTTATAGCTGTGGATTTTGGAAAGTTAACGAACTGGCAGAGAACGAGGAGTTCAGCAAGGCTGTTTGGAAAGATGATCTTTTTGTTAGCTATAGTAATGTGACGAATTATAAAATTCAGATGACATCAGATACCTCCTATCTCGATTTCTTCAAGATCAAGGTGAATTGGAAGCCGAAGGCAAACCGGAAGAAATGTATCCTGGTGAATGAGGAGTTGTATAAGCATATGCGACAATATCATGTTGCTCCTAATGATATATTGACCGTAGATGATATGGATTCCTATCAGATAGCCGGAACGTTCCAGTCGATTCCTTATGAGGGGAGTATGAAAACTGATATATACTCATTCATAGTCATTGACCCTAAAGAGGTTTATGGTGCCACACATTATATTCTTGTGGCAAAGCCGGGTGAATATAAGGAGATGCAGGTTGCCGTAGATAGAATGATACAGAAATTGGAGCCTGCTGTGGTAAAACCGATGTCATCCAATCTTCGTGACTATATGGCGATGGAAATGTTAGCAATGGAAATACTGCAAAATATTGCGTGGATCCTGGCTATCGTGAGTCTGGCTATCTGTCTGATAAGCATCTTCAGTACGGTGATGCTGGATACGCAGACCCGCAAGAAGGAAGTGGCTATCCGCAAGGTGAATGGGGCCCTGACAAAGGATATTACCAAACTCTTCGGAAGAACCTATCTGGTGATTACGCTCATCGCCATGGTGTTTGCGGTGGTAGCCATGTTGCTGTTCCATATCGTTTTGGGTCAGATGTTCGAAATGGTAGAAATCAATCCTGCCTTCCCTATTAGTTTGAGTGTTGTGATAGTCATTGGCTTCATTGCAGCTATCATCGCCTGTCAGGTACGTAAAATCATGAAGGTGGATCCTTCGGAGATTCTGGCTAAGGAATAA